The region TACCCAATCATTCCTTCTGTCACTGAAAAAGTTGTATCTCTTGTAATCTAAATTCAGATTCCATTGAGATCAATCCCTCCCCGTTAGGTTATTAGCCTAACTTTTGAGATTAACGTCTCGCACCAAAGAACGACTTCATATCGATATAAATAATAACTCTGTTTGGTAGCTGCCCATAATCCATTGAAAGTACTTCTAAAATAAAGAACGTTCGTTCTCTACCGAATACGAACGAACGTTCGTTATCCAATAAAAACTCTAAAGTTTTCCCGATTATTGCTATTAATTATAATCGAATATTAATTATCGATGATCTGCCCCCAGAGCTATCACTATTTATAATAAAATGATTTTATTTTTCTCTGAGTTCTTAAAATTCAAACCATCCTCGAAGACGAGAAGCCTCCACTATTTTTCGAATTCCTTGTATATAGGCTGCAACTTTTAGGTTTGTTCCGAACTTATCCGCTGTATGGACAATGTTTAAAAAGCTTTCTGTCATTTTTTCTTTTAAACGTTCATCAACAAGCGCTGCTGGCCAGTAATAACCTTGATTGTTTTGACACCATTCAAAATATGAAACAATAACACCTCCAGAGTTAGCGAGAATATCCGGAACAACCATTATTCCTTTTTTATCCAATATTTGAATAGCTTCCTTAGAAGTAGGACCGTTGGCAGCTTCAATAACAATTTGGCATTGAAGGCGCTCCGCATTTTCTCTTGTAATAACCCCCCCGATTGCAGCAGGAATTAATATATCACATTCTTTCTCTAATAGTTCTTGATTTGAAATTATGTCATTATAAAGAGTAGTTACAACACCAAAAGAATCTCTATTTTCCATTAAATAGGGAATATCTAAGCCTTGCGGATCGTATAATGCTCCCAATGCATCTGAAACTCCTACTACTTTTGCGCCTAATTCATGTAAATATTCAGCTAAATAACTCCCTACATTTCCAAACCCTTGGATAATAACACGCATGCCTTTAATAGGAATATTTTTTATTTCACTTACTAATTGAATTGTATATAAGACTCCTTTAGAAGTTGCAGTCTCTCGTCCTTCTGATCCACCAAGCACTAATGGTTTACCTGTGATAAATCCAGGAGAATCAAACTCACGAATGTGATCATATTCATCAAGCATCCAGGCCATAATTTGAGAATTTGTATACATATCCGGTGCAGGTATATCTTTCGTTGGTCCGACAATTTGACTAACGGCTCTTACATACCCTCTGCTTAACTTTTGCAATTCCGATAAACTCATGTTTCTTGGCTCACATACAATGCCGCCTTTTGCTCCTCCATATGGAAGGTCAGTAATACCACATTTTAAGCTCATCCACCCTGCTAGTGCCTTAACTTCTTCAGCTGTAACATCTGGGTGAAATCTTATACCGCCTTTTGTCGGGCCAGTTGCATCGTTGTGTTGGGCACGATATCCTTGAAATATTTGAGTAGTACCATCATCCATTTTTACGGGAATACTTACCTCTAAAAACCTCATGGGCTTCTTCAAAAATTCAAATACTTCTTTTGGATAATTTAGATAACTAATAGCTTCTTTTAACGTTTCTTGAAATTCCTCTAAGGGATTATTTAACTCTACTGATTCCCCATGATGTGAAGTGTTTTCCATTTTTATAAGTTCTTTTTTCATATGGACCCCTCTTTTTCATTTAATAGTAGCTATTTATAATCTCAAATGACTGATTATCATTCATTATATAGGTGGAAGATATAGCTCGTTTCATCAAATAGAGTGAAAATAAATATATTTACCATCCACGCTCTTGCATTCTATGCTCAGGTAAAATAGTAGATACTTCAATGCCTTTCATTGCTGTTCCCAATCCTTTCAAAAGGGAAGCAATTAATTCATAATCTTCATAATGAGTCGTTGCTTCTACAATTGAACGTGCAAATTATTACTCATTGTAAGTTTTTCCTTTCTATCCTTCATTGTTCAACTCGATTGATATATATTTCAATTCAAGGTACTCATCCATCCCATGATGACCGCCCTCACGTCCTAAACCACTTTCTTTATAGCCTCCAAAAGGTGCCTGTGCTACTGAAGGTAACCCATCATTTAACCCAATAATTCCATATTCAAGTTCTTCACTAATATGAAAAGCACGGCTAAGATTTTGAGTAAAAACATAAGCTGCTAACCCATAATTAGTGTTGTTAGCTCGTTGAATAACTTCTTCCTCGGTTTTAAATGTAGTAATAGGAGCTAAGGGACCAAATATTTCCTCTCTCACACATAACATATGATCTTGTACGTTCCTAATAATAGTAGGTGGGTAATAAAATCCATCATTTGCTTCAGGCTTAGTACCGACATAGACAGTTTCTCCACCGTGTAACAATGCATCATCAATAAACGACTTTACTTTGTCTACTGCTGCCTGATCAATTAATGGTCCAATATCTGTTCCCTCTTCGCATCCGTTCCCTACCTTTAGCTTCTCTAACTCATTTTTAAAGATTTCAATAAACTCATCCTCTTTAGATTCATGTACATATATTCTATTTGTACATATGCAAGTTTGACCAGCATTCCGAAACTTAGAGTTAATTAATCCTTTTGCCGCCTTTGATAAGTTGGCATCTTGCATTACAATAAAAGGCGCATTCCCCCCTAATTCAAGCGAGACTTTTTTTACATTTTCAGCAGCACCTTTCATTAGTACTTTTCCTACCTCTGTAGACCCTGTAAAAGTTATTTTTCTAACTCGGTGGTCATTTAGCCACGCCTTACCAATCTCTTGTGAATTACCAGTTACAACATTTAACACTCCCTTTGGAATACCGGCTTTTTCAGCCAACTCGGCTAATTTTAAAGCTGTTAATGGAGTTTCATTGGCTGGCTTTACAACTGCTGTGCAACCTGCTGCGAGGGCTGGTGCAACTTTTCGTGTAATCATAGCTGCTGGAAAGTTCCAGGGGGTAATGGCTGCAATAACTCCCACTGGTTCTTTGCGGATGAAGATCCGCTTATCAGGATGTGAAGCTGGAATTGTCTCTCCATAGATTCGCTTTCCTTCTTCAGCGTACCAAGAAATAAAACTATTGGCATACATAACTTCACCAATTGCTTCTTTTATCGGCTTTCCTTGTTCTTGGGTCATTATTTTTCCAATCTCTTCTTTACATTCATCAATTAAATGAAACCACTTCATCAATACTTGACTACGCTCTTCAGCTGTTCTGTTTCTCCATTGTTTTAAGGCCTGGTAAGCAGCATCTACAGCTTGTTTAGCCTCATAAAATCCTCCTTGAGGAATGAGCCCGACAATTTCATGAGTGGCTGGGTTTACTACTTTCCTTAATTCTTTGCATTCGCTACCTATCCAATTTCCATCAATATACATGCTAAATACTTGATTTTTTGCTTCGGTGCTATCGATCCTCATTTTTATTCCCCTCTCTTAGATATGTTGAACTGCTACTGCAGCTTCTATTGATTCTTCTAAAATTGCTAAACCTTCCTTAAGCTGTTCATCTGTTATTGTCAAAGGCATTAGAATACGAATCACATTTCCAAATATACCTGCGCTTAATAAGAGCAGCCCTCTATTTATTGCTTCCTTTACGATTTTCTGAGTCGTTTCTTTATCTGGTTTCTTTGTATGCTTATCTGTTACGATTTCCAGCGCGCACATTGCTCCAAGACCTCGAACTCCGTCAACTTGCTCAAAACGAGCAGATAAATATTGAAATTTATTCAACACCTCTTTTCCTAATATTTTTGCTCGATTATTTAAATTCTCTTTTTCAATAATTTCTAAGACTTCCAATGCTGCCCGACAACCTAGTGGACTTCCCGAATAAGTTCCCCCCAATTCGCCGGGTTCTGATACATCCATAATTTCTTTCCTACCAATAACCCCACTGATTGGCACTCCAGCTCCCATTGATTTTGAGATTGTAATGAGATCAGGAGCAATATCAAAATGCTCGATAGCAAAATGTTTTCCTGTTCTTGCAAAACCAGTTTGAATTTCATCGGCAACAAATACAATGCTGTTTTCTTTACAAATTTCATATACTCGTTGTACAAATGCTTTGTTCGGAATAATAAAGCCACCTTCTCCTTGTACTGGCTCCATAACAACGGCAGCCACTGTTTGGGGAGAAACCTCTGTTACTAAAAATTGTTCAAATTGTTCAATTATGAATTCATTATATTGCTGTTCAGTCATTTCCTTGGGTCTACGATACTCATATGGATAAGGAGCCTTATATACTTCAGGGGCAAAGGGACCGAATTCATATTTATATGGTTTAACTTTACTTGTCATCGTCATTGTCATTAATGTACGACCATGAAATCCCCGTGTAAATGAAATAACTCCTTGTCTTTTTGTATATTTCCTAGCTATTTTCACTGCATTTTCTACTGCTTCCGCACCACTGTTAAAAAAAGCTGCTTGTTTTGGAAAATTTCCGGGTGCCAGTTCTGTTAATTTTTCTGCTAATTCAATATAGGATTCATACATCATGACATTAAAACCTGTATGAATAAAATTTTCTAGTTGTTTTTGGAGGGCCTCTACCACCTGAGGATGGGAATGACCAACATTTACTGTGCCGATTGCTCCCGCAAAATCAATAAATTTATTACCGTCCATATCTTCAACAAGGGCGCCATTTGCTTGTTTAACAAAGGCTGTACACCCATTGCTAATTCCTCGTGGAACTACTCTCTTTCTTCTGTCTAATAGATCCTGGGATTTTGGTCCTGGTATTACCGTATTTAACGTGATATGCTTCTGCATTTTATATGCTCCTTTTATACAAGTTAATAGAATTCGATTTTTCTTATCTCATAATTTTCTCTATTATGTATTGATATGTTTAATCCCCCCTTTAGTTATGAACATTGCAAGAACTATGCCAGGCAAAAGAAGTAGGGTTTCTCCGAATTTTTCATCAGAAATTTGCTTCTAGGTATGCATAGATGCATACTTTATGTACAGATGTATAAAAAACAAATAAGCGATACAGATTTACATCTGTATCGCTTATTTACTACGAAATAATAAAACTATAAAGAATTATTTTCCTGTTGTTCAATTAAAATCTTCTGATATTTTCGACTGACAGAAGACTGGCTTATACCGAGAGCCTTTGCTGCTTTGGTGGTGGTCTTATATCTCTTCATTGCTAACAAAATTAATTGTTCTTCTACATAATTCTGTGCTTCGTGAAGTGGCATAATTTGAGTAAATGTTGGTTTTGCTTTTTTAAAATGATGACTGGCAGATAAAAATTCATTTACAAAGTCACCGTCAATAGTGGAATCATCAGCAGACACAGCTAATCTTTCAATCATGTTTTGAAGCTCACGTATGTTACCTGGCCATGGGTACACCTCTAATAAGTTAAGTGCATCCGGCGACAAATGATAATTTTTATTGTACTTTTTATTTAATTGTTGTAAAAAATGAAAGGCTAATAAGGGAATATCTTCTGATCGCTCACGTAAAGGAGGAATATAAATGGGAATAACATTTAAACGATAAAACAAATCTTCGCGAAATGTTCCTTCCTCAACCATTTTCTCCAAACGTTTATTCGTTGCTGCAACAATTTGTACATTAATAGGTATAGGCCTTGTGCTTCCAATAGGAATGACCTCTTGTTCCTGCAAAACCCGGAGTAATTTTACCTGTAAGCTCAGAGGCATTTCACCAATCTCATCTAAAAACAGGATACCTTGATCTGCTTTCTTAAAGTAACCTACTTTCCCATTTTTATCAGCCCCGGTAAAAGATCCTTGAGTGTAACCAAATAATTCGCTTTCTAGTAAATTCTCCGGAATAGCCCCACAGTTTAATTTTAGAAATGGCTGGTTTGATCGGCTTCCCAATTGATGAATAGCCTGAGCAATAACTTCCTTTCCTACTCCTGACTCACCATAGATTAAAACTGTAGAAGAAAAATTAGAAATTTTATTTATTTGCTCTACAACCCGTTCCATTTTTGAACTACAATAAATCAATTTTTCAAAAACCTTATTTTTACTCTTAAATGTATCCAATTCCTGTTTATATTGATTTGAAATCTTTTTAATTTCCCTTAGTTCAGTTTTTAACTTAGTAGTTTCCGTAATATCTCTTGATGCGATGATAATTCGTTCAATTTTTCCTTTTTCATCAAAAATAGGATTTCCCACTGCAAGAATTTTCTTACCATTGTCTGTTTCTTGTACGATGGAAACTTTCTTCTTGTGTTCAATAACTAAACGAGTTACGGATGGACTGAACAACCCT is a window of Priestia aryabhattai DNA encoding:
- a CDS encoding Glu/Leu/Phe/Val family dehydrogenase, coding for MENTSHHGESVELNNPLEEFQETLKEAISYLNYPKEVFEFLKKPMRFLEVSIPVKMDDGTTQIFQGYRAQHNDATGPTKGGIRFHPDVTAEEVKALAGWMSLKCGITDLPYGGAKGGIVCEPRNMSLSELQKLSRGYVRAVSQIVGPTKDIPAPDMYTNSQIMAWMLDEYDHIREFDSPGFITGKPLVLGGSEGRETATSKGVLYTIQLVSEIKNIPIKGMRVIIQGFGNVGSYLAEYLHELGAKVVGVSDALGALYDPQGLDIPYLMENRDSFGVVTTLYNDIISNQELLEKECDILIPAAIGGVITRENAERLQCQIVIEAANGPTSKEAIQILDKKGIMVVPDILANSGGVIVSYFEWCQNNQGYYWPAALVDERLKEKMTESFLNIVHTADKFGTNLKVAAYIQGIRKIVEASRLRGWFEF
- a CDS encoding NAD-dependent succinate-semialdehyde dehydrogenase, with amino-acid sequence MRIDSTEAKNQVFSMYIDGNWIGSECKELRKVVNPATHEIVGLIPQGGFYEAKQAVDAAYQALKQWRNRTAEERSQVLMKWFHLIDECKEEIGKIMTQEQGKPIKEAIGEVMYANSFISWYAEEGKRIYGETIPASHPDKRIFIRKEPVGVIAAITPWNFPAAMITRKVAPALAAGCTAVVKPANETPLTALKLAELAEKAGIPKGVLNVVTGNSQEIGKAWLNDHRVRKITFTGSTEVGKVLMKGAAENVKKVSLELGGNAPFIVMQDANLSKAAKGLINSKFRNAGQTCICTNRIYVHESKEDEFIEIFKNELEKLKVGNGCEEGTDIGPLIDQAAVDKVKSFIDDALLHGGETVYVGTKPEANDGFYYPPTIIRNVQDHMLCVREEIFGPLAPITTFKTEEEVIQRANNTNYGLAAYVFTQNLSRAFHISEELEYGIIGLNDGLPSVAQAPFGGYKESGLGREGGHHGMDEYLELKYISIELNNEG
- the gabT gene encoding 4-aminobutyrate--2-oxoglutarate transaminase, which codes for MQKHITLNTVIPGPKSQDLLDRRKRVVPRGISNGCTAFVKQANGALVEDMDGNKFIDFAGAIGTVNVGHSHPQVVEALQKQLENFIHTGFNVMMYESYIELAEKLTELAPGNFPKQAAFFNSGAEAVENAVKIARKYTKRQGVISFTRGFHGRTLMTMTMTSKVKPYKYEFGPFAPEVYKAPYPYEYRRPKEMTEQQYNEFIIEQFEQFLVTEVSPQTVAAVVMEPVQGEGGFIIPNKAFVQRVYEICKENSIVFVADEIQTGFARTGKHFAIEHFDIAPDLITISKSMGAGVPISGVIGRKEIMDVSEPGELGGTYSGSPLGCRAALEVLEIIEKENLNNRAKILGKEVLNKFQYLSARFEQVDGVRGLGAMCALEIVTDKHTKKPDKETTQKIVKEAINRGLLLLSAGIFGNVIRILMPLTITDEQLKEGLAILEESIEAAVAVQHI
- a CDS encoding sigma 54-interacting transcriptional regulator — its product is MFLLDKEKIRPIISISIDCPEEGWQHQLKNYSDPFLFLMKDSQLFSYIRLKDFLLTNQTEQSTTLIDLVENAVSLENVCKLNETISLPLLFQIIGEPIALVKDKQEEVIGYIRREDVLVELFKQENRHSFDLLKIILASIPMGIFVVDQERKIVNCNDSGIKMMKMIREDVMNKSAKTLFNDEHINTVFSSNETILNELEITDKTSVLVDYSPITNFNQKVEGVLIIVQDLPMVEKMAMEIEHIKNLNKDLNAILSTIYDEILVVNNKGELIRYSDSFISEFWRRDLKDFIGKNLIELEDKGLFSPSVTRLVIEHKKKVSIVQETDNGKKILAVGNPIFDEKGKIERIIIASRDITETTKLKTELREIKKISNQYKQELDTFKSKNKVFEKLIYCSSKMERVVEQINKISNFSSTVLIYGESGVGKEVIAQAIHQLGSRSNQPFLKLNCGAIPENLLESELFGYTQGSFTGADKNGKVGYFKKADQGILFLDEIGEMPLSLQVKLLRVLQEQEVIPIGSTRPIPINVQIVAATNKRLEKMVEEGTFREDLFYRLNVIPIYIPPLRERSEDIPLLAFHFLQQLNKKYNKNYHLSPDALNLLEVYPWPGNIRELQNMIERLAVSADDSTIDGDFVNEFLSASHHFKKAKPTFTQIMPLHEAQNYVEEQLILLAMKRYKTTTKAAKALGISQSSVSRKYQKILIEQQENNSL